A genomic segment from Falsibacillus pallidus encodes:
- a CDS encoding asparagine synthase-related protein gives MSAIAGIYHFNNEPIPAEDCCGMMNALKHFPANDIKAMSRSNIFLGCHAQWITPESIGEVVPYYDYERQLAITSDAIIDNRAELFEMLQIDKDERKSMPDSKLILLAYSKWGEETPKHLIGDFAFMIWDEKNQKLFGARDFSGTRTLYYYKDYQRMAFCTTIKPLLTLPYVEKELNEQWIAEFLAIPVRADSVDTSSTVYKRVNQIPPSHSVTVENGKISFNRYCKLNCESKIKLKSNGEYEEAFREVFQRAVDARLRTHRSVGAHLSGGLDSGSVVSFAAKSLAKENKKLHTFSYVPVDDFVDWTPRYRVADERPLIKSTVNYVGNIEDNYLNFADQNSFTEIDDWLELLEMPYKSFENSFWIKGIYEKVRNQDIGVLLNGQRGNWTISWGPVLDYNAILLKRMHLLKLYKEVRLYAANVGVTKSRVLSFVGKKAYPQVAQHFSKVAEYENSMMINPDFASRSNVIEKIENEGIKVSGNLSSAYEVRNHQFEKSFFWNLNGVIGSKMSLRYSVWERDPTNDLDVIRFCLSVPEHQYVQNGLDRSLIRRATKNYLPDNIRLNQRTRGIQGTDGIHRMKPFWAEFIHEIEKLMLDEEMKEYLNISVLSEALAKLRHEPKENQVFDSEFRILMRSLIFYRFMKKNI, from the coding sequence ATGAGTGCAATTGCTGGAATATACCATTTCAATAATGAACCGATACCTGCTGAAGACTGCTGTGGAATGATGAATGCGCTAAAACATTTTCCGGCAAATGATATAAAAGCGATGAGTCGCAGTAATATCTTTCTTGGATGCCACGCCCAATGGATTACTCCAGAATCGATTGGTGAAGTGGTTCCCTACTATGATTATGAAAGACAGCTGGCTATCACATCAGATGCCATCATCGATAACCGAGCAGAACTATTTGAAATGCTGCAAATTGATAAGGATGAAAGAAAATCAATGCCGGACAGCAAATTGATTCTGCTCGCCTATTCTAAATGGGGAGAAGAAACTCCTAAACATCTCATCGGTGATTTTGCATTCATGATTTGGGACGAAAAGAATCAAAAGCTCTTTGGGGCAAGGGATTTTTCAGGAACGAGAACGCTTTATTACTATAAGGACTATCAGAGAATGGCGTTTTGCACCACAATCAAGCCGCTGCTGACATTGCCGTATGTAGAGAAAGAGTTGAATGAACAATGGATTGCGGAGTTTTTGGCGATACCTGTGAGAGCAGATTCGGTAGATACGTCTTCAACTGTTTATAAACGTGTAAATCAAATTCCTCCTTCACATAGTGTCACAGTCGAGAATGGAAAAATTTCGTTTAATAGATATTGCAAGTTAAATTGTGAATCGAAAATAAAGTTAAAGTCAAACGGAGAATATGAAGAAGCGTTCCGAGAAGTGTTCCAAAGAGCTGTAGACGCTAGATTAAGAACGCACCGCAGTGTAGGGGCACACTTAAGCGGAGGATTGGATTCAGGATCCGTAGTCAGTTTTGCTGCAAAGTCATTGGCAAAAGAAAATAAAAAACTACATACATTCAGTTATGTACCAGTGGATGATTTTGTGGATTGGACACCCCGATATCGAGTGGCTGATGAGAGGCCATTAATTAAGTCAACTGTAAATTATGTTGGAAATATAGAAGATAATTATTTAAATTTTGCAGATCAAAATTCATTTACAGAAATTGATGATTGGCTAGAATTACTGGAAATGCCCTATAAGAGTTTTGAGAACTCATTTTGGATTAAAGGAATCTATGAAAAAGTTCGAAATCAAGATATAGGTGTATTGTTAAATGGACAAAGAGGAAATTGGACTATTTCTTGGGGGCCGGTCCTTGACTATAATGCCATTCTCTTAAAAAGGATGCATTTGCTGAAACTATATAAAGAAGTTAGATTATACGCTGCTAATGTGGGTGTAACGAAATCAAGAGTATTATCTTTTGTCGGTAAGAAGGCCTATCCACAAGTCGCACAGCATTTTTCAAAAGTGGCCGAATATGAAAACTCCATGATGATTAATCCTGATTTTGCATCAAGATCAAATGTTATTGAAAAAATTGAAAACGAAGGAATCAAAGTTTCCGGGAACTTAAGTAGTGCTTATGAAGTGAGGAATCATCAATTTGAGAAATCATTCTTTTGGAATTTAAACGGTGTAATTGGATCCAAAATGTCCCTAAGATATTCGGTCTGGGAACGTGATCCCACAAATGATTTGGATGTCATTCGATTTTGTTTATCCGTTCCAGAACATCAATATGTTCAAAATGGACTAGATCGTTCTCTCATAAGAAGAGCAACAAAAAATTACCTGCCTGATAATATTCGATTAAATCAGCGTACCCGTGGGATTCAAGGAACGGATGGCATCCATCGGATGAAGCCTTTCTGGGCTGAATTCATTCATGAAATTGAAAAGTTGATGCTAGATGAAGAGATGAAAGAGTACCTAAATATATCAGTACTCTCAGAAGCATTAGCTAAATTGCGTCATGAACCTAAAGAAAATCAAGTATTCGATTCAGAATTCAGGATATTAATGAGAAGTTTAATTTTCTACCGTTTTATGAAAAAGAATATTTGA
- a CDS encoding paeninodin family lasso peptide: MKKVWEEPKLEVLDVKMTMAGPGKATPDAVQDDVDETVHYS, from the coding sequence ATGAAAAAAGTTTGGGAAGAACCAAAATTAGAAGTATTAGATGTAAAGATGACTATGGCTGGACCTGGAAAAGCAACTCCTGATGCTGTTCAAGATGATGTTGATGAAACGGTTCATTACAGCTGA